The Oncorhynchus masou masou isolate Uvic2021 chromosome 14, UVic_Omas_1.1, whole genome shotgun sequence region tatagttaccctggactaaacactgatctacagagatatagttaccctggactaacacagagatatagttaccctggactaacacagagatatagttaccctggactaaacactgatctacagagatatagttaccctggactaacacagagatatagttaccctggactaacacagagatatagttaccctggactaaacactgatctacagagatatagttaccctggactaacacagagatatagttaccctggactaaacactgatctacagagatatagttaccctggactaacacagagatatagttaccctggactaaacaccctgatctacagagatatagttaccctggactaaacactgatctacagagatatagttaccctggactaaacactgatctacagagatatagttaccctggactaacacagagatatagttaccctggactaacacagagatatagttaccctggactaacacagagatatagttaccctggactaaacactgatctacagagatatagttaccctggactaaacactgatctacagagatatagttaccctggactaacacagagatatagttaccctggactaaacactgatctacatagatatagttaccctggactaaacactgatctacagagatatagttaccctggactaaacactgatctacagagatatagttaccctggactaaacactgatctacagagatatagttaccctggactaaacactgatctacagagatatagttaccctggactaaacactgatctacagagatatagttaccctggactaaacactgatctacagagatatagttaccctggactaaacactgatctacagagatatagttaccctggactaaacactgagagatatagttaccctggactaaacactgatctacagagatatagttaccctggactaacacagagatatagttaccctggactaaacactgatctacagagatatagttaccctggactaaacactgatctacagagatatagttaaccctggactaaacactgatctacagagatatagttaccctggactaaacactgatctacagagatatagttaccctggactaaacacaccctggactaacacagagatatagttaccctggactaaacactgatctacagagatatagttaccctggactaacacagagatatagttaccctggactaacacagagatatagttaccctggactaaacactgatctacagagatatagttaccctggactaacacagagatatagttaccctggactaaacactgatctacagagatatagttaccctggactaacacagagatatagttaccctggactaacacagagatatagttaccctggactaaacactgatctacagagatatagttaccctggactaaacactgatctacagagatatagttaccctggactaacacagagatatagttaccctggactaacacagagatatagttaccctggactaaacactgatctacagagatatagttaccctggactaacacagagatatagttaccctggactaacacagagatatagttaccctggactaaacactgatctacagatatatagttaccctggactaaacactgatctacagagatatagttaccctggactaacacagagatatagttaccctggactaacacagagatatagttaccctggactaaacactgatctacagagatatagttaccctggactaacacagagatatagttaccctggactaaacactgatctacagagatatagttaccctggactaaacactgatctacagagatatagttactaAACCTGGACTAatcacagagatatagttaccctggactaaacactgatctacagagatatagttaccctggactaacacagagatatagttaccctggactaaacactgatctacagagatatagttaccctggactaaacactgatctacagagatatagttaccctggactaacacagagatatagttaccctggactaaacactgatctacagagatatagttaccctggactaacacagagatatagttaccctggactaacacagagatatagttaccctggactaaacactgatctacagagatatagttaccctggactaaacactgttctacagagatatagttaccctggactaaacactgatctacagagatatagttaccctggactaacacagagatatagttaccctggactaaacactgatctacagagatatagttaccctggactaaacactgttctacagagatatagttaccctggactaaacactgatctacagagatatagttaccctggactaacacagagatatagttaccctggactaaacactgatctacagagatatagttaccctggactaacacagagatatagttaccctggactaaacactgatctacagagatatagttaccctggactaacacagagatatagttaccctggactaaacactgatctacagagatatagttaccctggactaaacactgttCTAcatagatatagttaccctggactagcCTGTTAGCTCTGTTAGCTCTGTTAGCGCTGTTAGCCCTGTGAGCCCTGTTAGCCCTGTTAGCCCTGTTAGCTCTGTTAGCCCTGTTAGCCTTGTTAGCTCTGTTACCCTGTTAGCTTTGTTAGCTCTGTTAGCTGTTAGCTATTCTGATTCATCCCCAACACCTGTTAGCCCTGTTAGCTGTCCCCAGAGCAGGTTTGTTCTGAAGGATTCGTTGCCATTACCTAAAGGGTGAACCACTTTTGTGGTACCAGTCATCCTGAATTTAACTCAAGAGTTGACTAAAGTTATCTTGGTAGTTTATAGGACTCAGGTAACCGTGCAACAATTACCTTGGTAGTTATAGAGCTCAGGTAACCGTGCAACAATTGCCTTGGTAGTTTATAGGACTCAGGTAACCGTGCAACAATTACCTTGGTAGTTATAGAGCTCAGGTAACCGTGCAACAATTACCTTGGTAGTTATAGAGCTCAGGTAGTTCCGTAtggatagcacacacacacacacacacacacacacacacacacacacacacacacacacacacacacacacacacacacacacacacacacacacacacacacacacacacacacacacaccacaggaggttgatgGCACTTTAATTTGGGAGGACGGGgttgtggtaatggctggggaGGAcgaggtggaatggtatcaaacacttggtttccatggtttccatggtttgtgtcaggacccggttacgaacctgggtctccggagtgagaaacagtaacttaaccaactgagccacgaatagtcagcagaacccagaagatgaggcagacacagcagtacttaagacggtgtatttaataaagtaaaaaggagaagtccttcaatacaaaatggcaaatccaaaaggtggtaggaatagcacaaaaaagcctcaagagatactcaaaaaccaaaacagaattccacaagagcatccaccggaatcgacaagaatacacagaacactagggctgggtgctaacatacaaacacagagcacagaactgagggaaactaagggtttaaatacaatcaggggaaacgaggcacaggtgcaaataataatggggaacaagggaaaaaacataaggtcaaaaagcacaatgggggcatctagtgaccaaaacccggaacaaccctggccaaatcctgacagtttgatgccattccattcgctccgttccagccattgttatgagccgtcctccaatCAGCAGCAGTCCCCCCGAAACACTGTTCTATAAAGGGGAACAGTTCATTACAAAACGTTTAGTTCCACatatctcatacacacacacacacacacacacacacacacacacacacacacacacacacacacacacacacacacacacacacacacacacacacacacatactgttaaCCCCTGCAGCCAAACCCTGTCCTATAAAGTGAACTGTTCTTCTATAGAGGACATAGTGTTGATGAAGGGACATGATTAGAGGACGTTAAGTCCCtcaactctgtaccgtaacactctATTCCTCCTCCAGTAATccaccttcctgtctccctgtcccaatattcctcctcctcctctattcctcctcttcctctattccTCCTGATAAATCCACCTTCCTGTCGCCctgtcccaatattcctcttctcccttctattcctcctcttcctctattccTCCTGATAAATCCACCTTCATGTCTCCctgtcccaatattcctcttcCTCTATTCCTCCTGATAAATccaccttcctgtctccctgtcccaatattcctcttcTCCCTTCTATTCCTCCTCCAGTAATCCACCTTCATGTCTCCctgtcccaatattcctcttcctcctctattcctcctccagAAATccaccttcctgtctccctgtcccaatattcctcttctcccttctattcctcctcttcctctattccTCCTGATAAATccaccttcctgtctccctgtcccactattcttcttcctcctctattcctcctcctcctctattcctcctgaTAAATccaccttcctgtctccctgtcccactattcttcttcctcctctattcctcctcctcctctattcctcctgaTAAATccaccttcctgtctccctgtcccaatattcctcttcctcctctattcctcctccagAAATccaccttcctgtctccctgtcccaatattcctcttctcccttctattcctcctcttcctctattccTCCTGATAAATccaccttcctgtctccctgtcccactaTTCCTCTTCTCCCTTCTATTCCTCCTCCAGTAATCCACCTTCATGTCTCCctgtcccaatattcctcttcctcctctattcctcctccagAAATccaccttcctgtctccctgtcccaatattcctcttctcccttctattcctcctcttcctctattccTCCTGATAAATccaccttcctgtctccctgtcccactattcttcttcctcctctattcctcctcctcctctattcctcctgaTAAATccaccttcctgtctccctgtcccactattcttcttcctcctctattcctcctcctcctctattcctcctgaTAAATccaccttcctgtctccctgtcccaatattcctcttcctcctctattcctcctccagAAATccaccttcctgtctccctgtcccaatattcctcttctcccttctattcctcctcttcctctattccTCCTGATAAATccaccttcctgtctccctgtcccactaTTCCTCTTCTCCCTTCTATTCCTCCTCCAGTAATccaccttcctgtctccctgtcccactattcttcttcctcctctattcctcctcttcctctattccTCCTGATAAATccaccttcctgtctccctgtcccaatattcctcttcctcctctattcctcctgaTAAATccaccttcctgtctccctgtcccaatattcctcttcctcctctattcctcctgaTAAATCCactttcctgtctccctgtcccaatattcctcttcctcctctattcctcctgaTAAATCCactttcctgtctccctgtcccaatattcctcttcctcctctattcctcctgaTAAATCCactttcctgtctccctgtcccaatattcctcttcctcctctattcctcctccagTAATccaccttcctgtctccctgtcccaatattcctcttcctcctctattcctcctccagTAATccaccttcctgtctccctgtcccactattcttcttcctcctctattcctcctcttcctctattccTCCTGATAAATccaccttcctgtctccctgtcccaatattcctcttcctcctctattcctcctcttcctctattccTCCTGATAAATCCACCTTCCTGTCTCCCTTTCCCAATATTCCTCTTCTCAGAACCAGGGAAGGCGATtggctgtttagtcagaaccagggaaggtgattggctgtttagtcagaaccagggaaggtgattggctgtttagtcagaaccagggaaggtgaTTGGCTGTTTAGTCACAGCCGGGGAAGGTGATtggctgtttagtcagaaccagggaaggtgattggctgtttagtcagaaccagggaagatgattggctgtttagtcacagccagggaaggtgattggctgtttagtcagaaccagggaaggtgattggctgtttagtcagaaccagggaaggtgattggctgtttagtcagaaccagggaagatgattggctgtttagtcagaaccagggaagatgattggctgtttagtcacagccagggaaggtgattggatgtttagtcagaaccagggaaggtgaTTGGCTGTTTAATCAGAACCAGGGAAGTCGATtggctgtttagtcagaaccagggaaggtgattggctgtttagtcagaaccagggatggtgattggctgtttagtcagaaccaggAAAGGTGATTGTctgtttagtcagaaccagggaaggcgattggctgtttagtcagaaccagggaaggtgattgtctgtttagtcagaaccagggaaggtgattggctgtttagtcagaaccagggaaggtgattgtctgtttagtcagaaccagggaaggtgattggctgtttagtcagaaccagggaaggtgattgtctgtttagtcagaaccagggaaggtgattggctgtttagtcagaaccagggaaggtgattgtctgtttagtcagaaccagggaaggtgattggctgtttagtcagaaccagggaaggtgattggctgtttagtcagaaccagggaaggtgattggctgtttagtcagaaccagggaaggtgattggctgtttagtcagaaccagggaaggtgattggctgtttagtcagaaccagggaaggtgattggctgtttagtcagaaccagggaaggtgattggctgtttagtcagaaccagggaaggtgattggctgtttagtcagaaccagggaaggtgattggctgtttagtcagaaccagggaaggtgattggctgtttagtcagaaccagggaaggtgattggctgtttagtcagaaccagggaaggtgattggctgtttagtcagaaccagggaaggtgattggctgtttagtcagaaccagggaaggtgattggctgtttaatcagaaccagggaaggtgattggctgtttagtcagaaccagggaaggtgattggctgtttagtcagaaccagggaaggtgattggctgtttagtcagaaccaggAAAGGTGATTGTctgtttagtcagaaccagggaaggcgattggctgtttagtcagaaccagggaaggtgattgtctgtttagtcagaaccagggaaggtgattggctgtttagtcagaaccagggaaggtgattgtctgtttagtcagaaccagggaaggtgattggctgtttagtcagaaccagggaaggtgattgtctgtttagtcagaaccagggaaggtgattggctgtttagtcagaaccagggaaggtgattgtctgtttagtcagaaccagggaaggtgattggctgtttagtcagaaccagggaaggtgattgtctgtttagtcagaaccagggaaggtgattggctgtttagtcagaaccagggaaggtgattggctgtttagtcagaaccagggaagatgattggctgtttagtcagaaccagggaaggtgattggctgtttagtcagaaccagggaaggtgattggctgtttagtcagaaccagggaaggtgattggctgtttagtcagaaccagggaaggtgattggctgtttagtcagaaccagggaaggtgattgtctgtttagtcagaaccagggaaggtgattggctgtttagtcagaaccagggaaggtgattgtctgtttagtcagaaccagggaaggtgattgtctgtttagtcagaaccagggaaggtgattggctgtttagtcagaaccagggaaggtgattggctgtttagtcagaaccagggaagtcgattggctgtttagtcagaaccagggaaggtgattggctgtttagtcagaaccagggatggtgattggctgtttagtcagaaccaggAAAGGTGATTGTctgtttagtcagaaccagggaaggcgattggctgtttagtcagaaccagggaaggtgattggctgtttagtcagaaccagggaaggtgaTTGGCTGTTTGACTGTTTTCTTCCTGTTTCTCAGAATTAGACCTGGATGGCATTCTGGAACACGAGGATTTTCCTTTTGACTTCAATGgtaagttacacacacacacgcacacacgcgcacacgcacgcgtacacacacacacacacgcacacgcgcatgCGCACGCACACGCCCACGcccacgcccacacacacacacacacacacacacacacacacacacacacacacacacacacacacacacacacgcacacacgcagtgACTGGCTGATTGACTCAAAGCATTTTTTCTCTCCGTTTCAGATGCGCTGTTTGACCTGGACTTTAATGTGGACATACAAACTGGTAAGGAGTTTAGAACAGGTGCTTCTAGTCGTTGTGTTGCTATGATGCCGTCTGTCTGTTCTCGTGGTTGTGTTGCTATGATGCCGTCTGTCTGTTCTAGTGGTTGTGTTTCTATACCCGGTGACGCCATCTGTCTGTTCTAGTGGTTGTGTTTCTATACCCGGTGACGCCGTCTGTCTGTTCTAGCGGTTGTGTTTCTATACCCGGTGATGCCAGGTCCCAGGGTcaactctctcacttcctctgtctggtgtggtgtgtaggtGAGGTTGCCATACCGACAGCTGTGGCCGAGCCAGGCGACCAGAAACAGAACTGCAAGACACAGAGAGGTAAACGCGCCTCATTCAGATATAAAAGGCTTGGCGTATTAAAGACTTTAATAAACTTGTTGTTGCTGCTtgactcattattattattattattattattattattattatttttaaatggcttcctcaccatcttaaataaacatgccccattcaagaaagttagaaccaagaacagatatagcctttgGTTCCCTCcaaacctgactgcccttaaccagcacaaaaaacatcctatggcgttctgcactcgcacccccgtgatatgcagcagttcagggaagttagaaaccaatatacacaggcagttagagaAGCCAAGGCtctttcaagcagaaatttgcttcctgaaacactaactcaaaaaaaattctgggacactgtaaagtccatggagaacaagaacacctccttccagctgcccactgctctgaagataggaaacacagtcaccactgataaatccaccataattgagaatttcaataagcatttttctacggctggccatgctttccacctggctactcctaccccggtcaacaacactgcaccccccacagcaactcgcccaagccttccccatttctccttctcccaaatccagtcagctgatgttctgaaagagctgcaaaatctggacccctacaaatcagccgggctagacaatctggaccatttCTTTCAAAAATTATCAgctgaaattgttgccacccctattactagcctgttcaacctctctttcgtgtcgtctgagtttcccaaagattggaaagcagccgcggacatccccctcttcaaagggggagacactcttgacccaaactgctacagacctatatctatcctgccctgcctttctaaggtcttctaaagccaagttaataaacagattaccaaccattttgaatcccaccataccttctccgctatgcaatctggtttcagagctggtcatgggtgcacctcagccacgctcaaagtcctaaacattatcataaccgccatcgataagagacaatactgtgcagccttattcattgatctggccaaggctttccactctgtcaatcaccacatcctcatcggcagactggacagccttggtttttcaaatgactgcctcgcctggttcaccaactacttctctgatagagttcagtgtgtcaaatcggagggaatgttgtccgggcctctggcagtctctatgggggtgccacagggttcaattcttgggccaactctcttctctatatacatcaatgatgtcgctcttgctgctggtgagtctctgatccacctctacgcagacgacaccattctgtatacttctggcccttctttggacactgtgttaactaacctccagacgagcttcaatgccatacaacactccttccggactcatattaaacatctccaatccaaaattaaatctagaatctagaattggcttcataTTTCGtaaaaaagcatccttcactcatgctgccaaacataccctcgtaaaactgaccatcctaccaatccttgacgaCGTCAAgacctgaaaactgctgttcacaaatgctctccatccaacctcactgagctcgagctgttttgcaaggaggaatgggaaaaaatttcagtctctcaatgtgcaaaactgatagagacataccccaagcgacttacagcagtaatcgcagcaaaaggtggcgctacaaagtattaacttaagggggctgaataattttgcacgcccaatttttcagtttttgatttgttaaaaaagtttgaaatatccaataaatgtcgttccacttcatgattgtgtcccacttgttgttgattcttcacaaaaaaatacagttttatatctttatgtttgaagcctgaaatgtggcaaaaggtcgcgaagttcaagggggccgaatactttcgcaaggcactgtattgtatttactttgccaccatggcctttttttgcctttacctcccttatctcacctcatttgctcacatcgtatatagacttgtttatactgtattattgactgtatgtttgttttactccttgtgtaactctgtgtcgttgtgtgtcgaactgctttgctttatcttggccaggtcgcaattgtcaatgagaacctgttctctacttacctacctggttaaataaaggtgttctctacttacctacctggttaaataaaggtgttctctacttacctacctacctggttaaataaaggtgttctctacttacctacttacctggttaaataaaggtgaaataaaacaaaaaataaaaataattaataaAGACTTAAATAAGCTGTTGTTTCTGCTTGGCTGTGGCAGAAGCCTGCACTCACAACGGCCCTCTCATATAGAGGTATGACGTCAGCAAcagttggttgattggttgattgaaaCAACAGTGTCCTCTTTGATGTTGTCCCTGACAGAGCTTGGTGacggacagaggaagagagagacagagcctggtgacagacagaggaagatggCATCGACAGAGGCTGGTGAcggaaggaggaagagggatcGACAGAGCCTGTGgacagaaggaggaagaggagagcgacagagcctGTGGacggaaggaggaagaggagagcgacagagcctGTGGacggaaggaggaagaggagagcgacagagcctGTGGACGGACAGAGGAAGATGGGATCGACAGAGCCTGTGgacagaaggaggaagaggagagcgacagagcctGTGGacggaaggaggaagaggagagcgacagagcctGTGGacggacagaggaagagagagactcaGACAGACTCTCCCA contains the following coding sequences:
- the LOC135553795 gene encoding uncharacterized protein LOC135553795, with amino-acid sequence MHGSYSGSYSGSCFILTEGMETLDARQTGARMQDMDIMDLHPSLTPEVEDLLPELDLDGILEHEDFPFDFNDALFDLDFNVDIQTGEVAIPTAVAEPGDQKQNCKTQRELGDGQRKRETEPGDRQRKMASTEAGDGRRKRDRQSLWTEGGRGERQSLWTEGGRGERQSLWTEGGRGERQSLWTDRGRWDRQSLWTEGGRGERQSLWTEGGRGERQSLWTDRGRERLRQTLPSEVVLVLLPSRP